AATTATATTATCAGTTATTTTTATAGCTATTACAGCTCTTTTTTTATTTAATTTTTTTACTATTGAAAATGAAGAAAAAGTTGAAAAAAAAGTCGAAAATTCCGGGCAAAAACCTCAAGCTGAAGAGGAGTTTGCAGATATTAAGTTAAACCTGTATAATAAAGATAAGACTGTAAAATTGGAGTTAAGTGCAAAAAATTTAGTAAGATATGAAGATGAAAATTTACTTAAAATGAATCCAGTTGAGATTAAAGCATATGACATCAAAGAAAGTGATGAAAGTAAAGAAGAAAATCTTCTTTACACTTTGAGAGGTGAAAAAGGTAATTATCAAAGTGATAAGGGAATAATGACAATTTCCGGTGCTGTAACAATAGAAAGAAATAATAAAAGATTTTCTTTTGCAGAAATTACAATTAATGAAGAAAGTAATGAAGTATTAGCAAAAGGTGATGTTGTTTTAGAAAGTAAAGAAATGATTGTAAAAAGTGATAGGTTTAGATCAAATCTTGCTTTAGATTTTCTTGAGTTTTTTGGTGATAAAAAAGTGGCAAGACTTAACTGGAAGGAGATTGATAATAGTGAATAAGAAAAATACTCTTATATATATATTTGTAATAGCTATATTAGTAATTAGTGTTTTTAGCCCTTTAAAATCTGATTTAATTAAAGCTCAAAATCTACAGGAATTAAGTGGTGATAAATTAACAATGGAGCCACTTGCTGATAATGAAAATGAATATTTGATTTTGGCTAATGGAAATGCTTTACTTAAATATAAAGATATGACTATAACTGGAGCAAATGCAGAATTTAATACTTTAAAAGGTACAATTTTATTTAATAATAATGTTATTTTTAAATCTGAGGATTATGAAATAAAAGGTGATAAACTAAGTGGTAATACAGATAATGATCAATTTACTGTGAGTGGTAATAGTTCTTTTAGTTCAGAGAATATAGAAGCTACTGCTGATGAGATTATCTATAATCAAAGTGAAGAAATGGCCTATTTGAATGGTAATGTTGAAGGAAAACAAAATGGAAGAGAATTTTCTGCTCAGAAAATTTCTCTAGATTTGGCAAGTGAAAAAATAGAGCTTACAGGTAATGCAAAACTTGTTTTTCCTGATAAAGGAGAGTAAGAAATGACTATTAGAGCAAAAAATTTAGTGAAAATATATAATAAGGACAAAGTTGTAGATGAAGTAAATCTTACTGTTAAAAGAGGTGAAATCGTAGGGCTTTTAGGTCCTAATGGAGCCGGTAAAACAACCACTTTCTATATGGTTGTTGGCCTCATAAAACCGGAGGGAGGAACTGTATTTCTTGATGAAA
This sequence is a window from Halanaerobiales bacterium. Protein-coding genes within it:
- the lptC gene encoding LPS export ABC transporter periplasmic protein LptC, whose protein sequence is MNLNKKSIIILSVIFIAITALFLFNFFTIENEEKVEKKVENSGQKPQAEEEFADIKLNLYNKDKTVKLELSAKNLVRYEDENLLKMNPVEIKAYDIKESDESKEENLLYTLRGEKGNYQSDKGIMTISGAVTIERNNKRFSFAEITINEESNEVLAKGDVVLESKEMIVKSDRFRSNLALDFLEFFGDKKVARLNWKEIDNSE
- a CDS encoding LptA/OstA family protein; protein product: MNKKNTLIYIFVIAILVISVFSPLKSDLIKAQNLQELSGDKLTMEPLADNENEYLILANGNALLKYKDMTITGANAEFNTLKGTILFNNNVIFKSEDYEIKGDKLSGNTDNDQFTVSGNSSFSSENIEATADEIIYNQSEEMAYLNGNVEGKQNGREFSAQKISLDLASEKIELTGNAKLVFPDKGE